DNA sequence from the Delphinus delphis chromosome 7, mDelDel1.2, whole genome shotgun sequence genome:
tatttattatctttgatgaatataattTAAGCAGCATATAgctaattatttttagtttgttttactttttgcaaTCTGAGAATCTTCTTTCTCGTAATTGGTTTTAGCTCATTTATATGAATTGTGATTACAGGTATATTTAGTGTCATAAGTTAAGAAGTGTTTACCTTTGGGGATAATTGCTTTGAGAGGGTTTAAGGAAGATTTCTGTATTGCTACACTCTTCTATTTCTTGGTTGGAGTGGTGGTAAAAATTTATCAGACTGTGTGCTTGATATTATATACCTTTTAGAAGGTATGTTACATGtcaataaaatgtttacttaaaaattatatgaaataaagGTGTTTTAATGAGAATTGAAGGATTTAACAACCCCTCCCCCAAACATATAGGGTGTGTAATTGATGTgatatcattttaaatgaaaataatttctcaacCCATACTATACGTGAAAAAAGTAaagatttaaaagcaaaatataggTAGGAGGAGTCAAAATTATTGGAAGCAATAAAggggaatatatttatttattggaagcAATAAAGGGGAATATATTTATAACAGGATAAGGAATATATTCttcaagaagaaagtaaaaataaaatccctaatcaaagaaaaaaagtagtaTAATTTGACTTCATTAAATATCAACCATTTATAACacaaagacaacaacaaaaagacactgCAAGCAAAGTTACAGGAAATATAATCAACTAAGAAAACAAGTTTAGAATATCATACTAATGTTTAGAAATTTGGTGGATATGTAAATTAGTATACAATTTGaagaacaaattttaatatttattaaaatagaaaatgactcagtgaagaatatatatataaagaatatataaaaagtatacatatatgtgtatataatccAAACATAGATacgttttttatatataaactcTGGCACAGGTGCTCTAGAATGTTAATTGTTCATCTATCTAGTTTCAGCTTTTGAATTGTcagaggggagaagaaaggaaggggagatctgagataattattcttttattaatctGTTTACTCATTcagaaagtatttattgagtaagTGCTAGGTATCGTACTCTATCTAGGCTGCTGTCAGTTCACACGTGGAAGTTTCACCCTGTCTCAGTGAGATGTCATGAGTCCTCTAGTAATAAATGCAAGTTGCTACTGTAGTTCAAAAGAAAGAATCTGTTTGTGGGTACTGGGGAAGATCTCACATCCCAGAGGGTTCTTGAAAGATGAGGTCTATGCAAAGATAGATACGGAGCTGCACACCACTCCATGGAAGACCAGATATCTGAGTCACTAAAATCATCTTGTCTTACTgatgaagaggctgtcttgtgAGGGCTATTAGCATAGACTCTGGAAGTCAGGATAAGCCTGAGCCCTTTATACTATCAGTCATTTTATGGGTGTTAGGTAGCCAACTATGCATATCCAGActgggaaaaatacaaaaatttactGTTTTGGAAACAGAATCCAGTCAGCTGGGCAGTGGAAATTCTCAAAAGAACAGAAACCAGAGACAGAAAGTTAAATTAGGCTACTAAAGAGAAACAAAGATTAATAAGGTAGAGAAAACAGTGTGGAAGTAAAGAAGGGGAAAATTTAAACATGGAGGTTATATAGTATGGTGAGCCTTGATGGCTGTTCGTATATGAGAACGTAGGGCAGGGAGAGATGTGGTAATGACTGAATTTTCGTAACTTCTAATGAACACTGTGAGTCATTCAATAGTGTCCAGTTGGCAGGTGGAAATAGGAAAACTAATTATGGTTCTTCTGCTTATGAATTTCAGGAAGCTTATATTGAAGCTGGTCTCTTTTTCCTCAGGAATCCCATTTGAGCTAATAAGCTTCATAACCACAACTTACTTCATGTCATGGCTTTGTCTGTGAagggaaaattatttattgaatcgGAAGTTATTTTCCTGAAGTACAGTCACTACTGATGCACATCTGAGGAAGAATCGTCTTTTTTTGACAGCAtgccagaaaatgaaaatttccacACAGAACAGGAGAAATATTAACATATGAAGACCTTGAGAAAGGATACTGATTGCTTTACTGAGTGGTCTGGTTCAAATGAACTCCTAATACATATGGACAGTCTCAAAAATAATCACCTTCTCTACTCTTAAGAGTGtcatgatattaaaatattccaTGGTCATTCAGATGGCAATCATTTGAATGCCcaaggtttttaaaaaggaaaaaggaaaacctaAATACTTTGGCAACTGGACGCATGATTTTAAATAGCAGAGGGAATTATCAACTTAGAGAAAAAACATCAGAACAAAAAGTAGGTGCTGAGttattaatttatcttatttGGGAAAGTCAGAATGTCTCACTTCTTTTTGTCTAGAAATTGGTTATTTCTTTTGCCTGAAGTGAAAGCATTCTGAAGAGACTTTGTCAAGATCTGGATGTTTTGAAAACAGTGATAATTATGATCTCAGAAGTGCTTTAACACATATTCGTTAGGCATGTTCTTACTCAGAACCAGGGCATCGATTTTGAACAATAAAATCcaatgtcaatttaaaaaatacacctgCAAGTTCTTGAACATCCAATTAAATTGATAACTCCTTAGTGTTGCTTTCCCTAGGAAAATGGATTCTCATTTCCTAAATCCCagtgacattttctttatccacttgtAAGATGCCTTATTTAGAGAAACACAGTGTGAACTTATATATTGGTCTGGGTCACTTTGCTCCGGGTGAGGCTGGAATTAATCAGTAGGAAATGGATATTCCCAGTGTCGGTCATTGTAAGAAGAAATTATACTTGAGAATAAGACAGAAGGAAGCTAGATTAGCCATGGCCAGAAGGAGTCCAGGCAGAAGGACCCATGGGTAATCTACATCTCTGCTAAACCCACTGCTCTGATCCTGTTGCCCTCATGCCAGCGTTGGACGGTTGCCCAATGTCAGAGGCTGGCTGGTGTCAACAAGATGAGACATTTTGTCAGTTAGTGGTTTCATGCCTTTTCCTTATTGGGCCTTAAcatgtgataaaaaatcttcgaACTTTGTGCCCACGCCCATGTGTTTTCATCTCAGACCACTTGTTCCCAGTCTTCCAACTTTCCTCTATTCAGGCCCTTGGCCAGATGACCAGTCCAAGTGATTCATTGGCCACTGTTCATGAATTTCCATATAGTCTCATCCCAGGCTATTTCTCTTTCCACACAGGACATATGACCCGTTATACTGCTCGAAGCTCTGCCCATTGAGATTTTCCTTTACCACTCTATACTGAGGTCATCCCTGAGTGAAACTGGACTGCAATTGCAGTCTATTTTTATCTGGCACTCACATACCTAATCAAAACATACATAAACTAAGCTGTTTGTTTTCCCTCCTCTGTTCTTTGTTTATAAGGGCTCTCTCATAGGGCTGGTTGTGTGGGCTGACAGAGGTCAGTTCTGGTGCTACAGTGGTGAATGACATGGGATCCTGAGATGCTTGCCTGTGCCCTCTTGTCTTGCTCATGTTTAGGTACTGATGTACTACATTCATCATGCATCATGTGCTGTGCTTGGCCTGCTCCATTTAGGACTCAGTCAATACTGAACTCATGATCAGTTCCAGATTCATGATCACTTGGTGTTCCATGGCTAGATTTTCAGTGTCTACCAAGGTCCAAAAGcacaagagaaatatttttcaaaaaatgtgtaCTTCTCCGCTGACTATGATATTGTCTTTTCCCAGAAGATCAGAGATTTGAACTGTGATTCTCCCGTGGGGGTGTGATGAAAGTCTATTCATCATCTTTCCCCACTATTCCTACCAGCGCTATCATAACCAGCTGCATTTTAAGGACCAAGTAGCAGTATCTCTTGTACCTAGTCTGGACTGCTGCAGGACCCTTTCCTGTTCTGGGCCAATGTCAAATCTGGGAACCTTTTGTGTGACCTGGTTGTAGGTGAGAGCAATGTTCTAAGGTGTGTAAGATGCAGTCTCCAGATCCTTGAGAGGCTTATTAGGtatgtttatgaaataaaatatttgtgattccctccccccattcatatgttgaaactctaacCCCCATTGTGACGGTATTTGGAGATTGggatctttgggaggtaattagggttagatgaggtcatgagtgtGGGACCATCATGATGCCATTGTAAGAAGAGAGATGCTgttgcctccctctccctcctcccctctcccttccccacctctcctctttcccttccccttaaCCTCACTcaccctccctctgtctcccctTGCAGACACAAAGGGAGTGATCATGTGAGCACAGGTCAGAAAAGTGGCCATCTGCCACCCAGGGGGAGAACACTTACCAGAAACTGACCACACTGGCACCCgaatctcagacttctagcctccataattgtaagaaataagtttctgttgtttaagccattcaaGGCTATGGATTTTTGTTAAGACAgactgagcagactaagacaggtATTATCATTCCTTCTTCATGGCGACAGGTGGGAGATGCAATAATTGGTCTTTTAAATTGGATAAGATATCCCAACATGTCCTCAACATATGGACCCCTAATATTTTTACTAATATGAAAAGCCCTTGAATCTTTGTAGGATTTTTCTCCTACACTCAGAAATACATGTTACACTAATTTTTCTGATGTGCTAGCTGTTTCTTGCTCAATCATGATAATTAGCATGATGTCATCAATGTTTTGGATCATATCATGTTGAGTGGTAGGTATAGTTAGATGATCCAGATCTCTTTGAACCACATTATGACAGAAGTTGGGGTAGTGAATATAGTCCCATGACAAAACTTGAAACTTTACTGATGTTCATTCCTTGCCAGTATAAATTGTGTCTGAATATTTTTTCTGATAACAATAGAAATATTAATGGCCAAATTAATGACCATATATGTTTACCTGAAGCCATGCTGATGTGGTTTTGCAAAGATAAACATTTGGCATTGTGGCTGCAACTGGGACAACTACTTGGTTGAGTTTGTAGTTTAGCTTGTAATGATAGTTTAACGTGTTCCTTTGGGATTTGTCTGGTTTCTACAGGAACTAAACCGATAAATCAAATGGTGTTTGTTAGGACTACCAGTTTAGAGAGCCTTAAGGTGTACTTTTATGCCATTCTCCCACCTACTTCCATTTCCTACCCCTTGATGCATTGTTATTTTAGGTGTACCATCCGTGTGGTGTACCACTATGACCATCACACAAGGCTTGTactaaaaatcaatatatttgcttttgcttttatcttttcctaATCCGTTAACCACTCCTCAGCCAAAAAGAgactttgtttttcatcttttttattgtggtaaaatatacatattttagccACCTTTAGTGATCAGTTCTGTGGCAATTTgcacattcacattgttctgtaaccatcaccactatccaccTCTAgaatttttcatcatcccaaactgaaactctgtatcatTAAACAACAGTTCCCAATTTCTTCATTCCCCAGACTCTGACAACaaatgttctactttctgtctgtatgaatttCACTGCTCTAGGCtccttatataaatggaatcatatagtatctCTGTTTTCGTGAcaagtttatttcacttagtataatgtcatcACGGTTCATTCATCTTGTactatgtgtcagaatttccttacttattaaggctgaataatattccattgtaagtatatgccacattttgtttatccatccatgggcatttaggttgcttctatcttttggctgttgtaaataatgctgctgtgtatatgggtgtgcagatatctctttgagaccctgctgcttctttttcaattctttcaattcttctggGCAAAAGCTAGAAGTataattgctggatcacataattctatttttagttttttcaggaaatgTCATCCTGttttcacagtggctgtaccattttacatccccaccaacagtgcacaggattccatttctcctcatccttgccaaccatgttttctgtttgttttttcattttaatagtaGTTACCTAATGGGTTTGAGATGGTGTCTCATTATAGTttgtatttgcatttccctaatgattagtgatgttgagcatctttccatgtacttattggccatctgtatatcatctttggagaaatgtctgttcaaattattttcccatcatttagttttcttgtgtgtgtgattttgttaGTAAGTTTTAGGAACACTTTCTATATCCtgaatattaatcctttatcaaatatatgattttcaaatattttataccaTTTGGTGGTGCTTTTCCACTCTTATTATGAACTTtgatgtacaaaagcttttaattttgatgttgcCCTATTTAtatactgatatttttattttgttgcctgtgttttggtgttatatttaagaaatcattgccaaatccagtgtcatgTAGCTATTcccctgtgttctcttctaagcattttatagtaCTAGTTCTTACATTAATCTCTTTGGTCCATCTTAaggtaatttttgtgtatggtataaggtaATGGTCCACCTTCATTCTTCTGTATGTGGAGATCAAGTTTtcttagcaccatttgttgaaaagactatcttattttcatttaatggtCTTAGCACCCATGTTGAAAATTATTTCACTACACATGTGAGTGTTTATTTCTGGGTGCTCTATTATTTTCCATTGgtttatatgtctgtctttatgccagcacaataccattttgattactattgttttgtaataaattttgaaataaggaaTTGTGACaccaaatttgttcttcttttccaagattgttttggtaTTTGGTGTTTGTATGAATCTAAGaatagatttttctgtttttccaaaaaatatcatttttatttttatagggattTCATTAAGTCTGTAGATCATTTGGGGTAGGATTAACATCTGAACTAAGTCCTTTAATCCTTTAATTGAggtgttccatttatttatgtcttctttaattcctTCAGCAATGTATCATAATTTTAGTGTCAGGGTCTGTGGCCTCCTTggtttaagtttattcctaagtattttattcttttgataatATTGCacttgttttattccttttgggattttcattgttaatatatagaaaggcaactgattttttaaaaaaatttatttattttttgctgcattgggtcttcgttcctgcgcacaggctttctctagttacggggaacggggactactcttcattgtggtgtgcgggcttctcatcgtggcttcccttgttgtggagcatgggctctaggcacgtgagcttcagtagttttggcacacaggctccctaattgtggcttgcagactctagagtgcaggctcagtagttttggtgcacgggcttagttgctccatgacatgtgggatcttccctgaccagagattgtacccatgtcccctgcattggcaggtagattcttaaccactgcaccaccacagaaGTACAGGCAACTGATTTTTTATGTTGATTTCCATTCTGTAAATTTGCTATATCAGTTATTAGATTTAGCAGGTTTTTtgtggaatttttaaagtttttatacaTATAAAGTCATGTAATCTGCAGTCAGATAATTTacgttctttctttctaatttgaatatcttttatttctttttcttgcctaaataCTCTGGTTAGAATTTCtaacactatgttgaatagaagggaAAAAGTGAGCATCCTTGCTTCTAACCTTATGGaaaaagttttcagtctttcattATTGAGTATGACattcattgtgggttttttatgTATGGCTTTTCTTATGCTGAAGTAGtttccttctacttctttttacttggttgtttttatcatgaaagggtgttgatttttgtcaaatactttgtATGAATTGAAACcatcttgtgtttttttccccccttcattctgttaatgtgatgtattacaCAGATCAAATTTTATATGTTGTACCATTtgtattccaggaataaatcccacttggtcatagtgtaagatcattttaatatgttgctgaatttgatttggcatattttgttaaggatcaatattcatcagggatattattCTATCTTATTCTTTTCATGTACTAGTTTTGGCTTTGTTGTCATGTTAATgttggtctcatagaatgagtttggaataATTCCTCTTGAATTCTTGGAAGTGTTTTAGGAGGATTAGtgttaattcttatttaaatgtttggtagaatttatgtatgaagccatctggtcctgagcttttccttttttgggaGGCTTTTGATTACTAATCTAATCTCCTTATTGGTTATGCATATGCTCaggttttctatttattcatgattcagtctttgtaggttttgtagttttaggaatttgtccattttgtcaagttatccaatttgttaatgtacaactgttcatagtatcttataatccttttcatttatgtaaaaatgGTAGTAATGACCCCTCCCTTTCAtgtctgattttagttatttgggcttctctcttttttccttatcaATCTAGCTacagtttgtctttttgtgttgtcttttcaCAAAATCTACACttggctttgttgattttctctatcattttaaatttcatttatctctgctctaatatTTATTACTTTCTACTGCTAGTTTTAGAGTgagttttttcttccatttccatcTCTATAAGGTGTAAAATTAGGTGATTGATTAAaaacctttattcttttttaatgttgagtttacatgtataaatttccctctttgcACTGCTTTCATTGCATCTCATAAATTTAgaaatgttgtgtttttgttttatttgtctcaagatgttttctaatttctcgatttcttctttgactcctggttgtttaagagtgttttgtttaatttccacatatttttgaatttttcagttttccatttgctattgatttctagtttcatctatttttttttttttttttggttttggccaAACTTTTTATTTAGTATTCTGTAGTTGCTTAACACACACTTAAATGGTCTtattggggagggggaaaggggaggttcTTGTAGATTCCCAAGGAAATGTCAGAAAAGCAAAATATGGCCAGCACTATCCATTTGCTTTTTTGGGTTTACTGGACGAATAGCATTTTCCTTACAATATAAGCATCTGATCTCAGGTTTTTCATACTGAGAACATTGAGATTTCAGTTTGAAGACACTCTGAAATCCTAAGAGTAGCATACCCCGAACCACCCTCTAATAGCTAGCTTGTTTGTATAGGCAGGAGGAGTCATCTCTCCATTTTAGATGAATAGATATTTTGTGAAAGATCTTAGAATTGCTTGCCTCATCATTTACTGGGGAAAAATTCATAGAAAGTGGCCTTTAGGGACACTTTTACTTGGAAAATTACAATACTAGTACACATGTCAAGTCTTAACACACTTAACATTTGCTCGTTGAAAGCAATTTCATAAAATCAAAGATTAAACatgttttactctttttcctcACAAGAACATAAAAATTATGGAAGGGGAACttaacaggaaatttaaaaaaggtAATACAATCTTTCCTTTTAGTAGTCCTTGGGTAGTTATGATAGAATAGGTtccacttttgtttgtttctttgaacaGGGATTTTGGTccaaagttttgtttgtttttaatatctgctTCTGCCTCCCCCTCTATCAGATCGGCTTCCTCCACAGCCACCACCTCTTGGTGCTCCGCGGCTTGAACTGCTGTAGGAATCTCGTGGAGGAGGGTACCCCCTTTCCATAGAAgggggaagccctctttcttgtCTGCCAACCCGATCACGACCACTTGAGTAGAGATCACTTCGGCTGCTTGAGTAACTGTCTCGACTTCCACCATATCCGTCACGTGAGCTGCTGTAATCATCATAGCGACTGCTTCCACCATAAGATGGCGGGGGCCCTCGTGTAGGTGGAGCACTACGTGAGTTACCATAACTCTCATATGAATCTCTGTAGGAACCTCCACTTGGATGATCTGAATAGTCACGATCACGACCATAGCCATCTCTATCACTATAGCCTCTGGATGGATAGTCATCACGTGAACTGGAATGACCATAATCACGGTAAGTATAATCTCTTGGTGGTGGTGCATAATCTCTTGTATCACGAGAACTTGGGTAATCTCTGCTTGAATAGCTGTCTTTAGTAGAATATCCATCATCTCTTGGGGACAAATAAACATCTCTACGAGAGGGCAGGGGTTCCCTTCGAGGTGGACCTCCATAACTATCTCTTCCACGTGATACAGGAGCTCTTCCTCCCATTCCACTGCTGCTGCGAACTGGTCCTGAAGGGGCAGATCTTTTAGGAGGAGGACCCCCACTTCGTGGTGGTGGTCCTCTTTTTACTGGAAGTGGTCCCCTGGAAGAACTCATGTTAAAATTCATGGAATAACCACCGTCGTCCATGTGCCTTCCATGTGAGGGAGGTCCCCTGgttcctccacttcctcctcttcCGCCTCTAAGGCCTCTTGGAGGGCCTCTGCTtcttggaggtggaggtggtcCACGTCTACCACTTTCAAATGATGGTTTAGTGGCTTGTTCTACCTTGATGGCTTTTCCATCTAAGGACTTTCCATTCATGTCTCTCGCTGCATCCTTAGCATCTGCTGGGCTTTCGAAGGTGACAAAAGCAAATCCTCTAGATTTGTTGGTTTCACGATCTTTCATCAAGAGAACTTCCACTATTCGTCCATATTTGCCAAATACTGCTTCAAGagctttctcatttgtttctgtaTTGAGGCCACCGATGAAGAGCTTTCCTGGGCGATCTGCTTCAAccattttttccctctggtgAAAGTCGGAGGGGTG
Encoded proteins:
- the LOC132428694 gene encoding RNA-binding motif protein, X chromosome-like produces the protein MVEADRPGKLFIGGLNTETNEKALEAVFGKYGRIVEVLLMKDRETNKSRGFAFVTFESPADAKDAARDMNGKSLDGKAIKVEQATKPSFESGRRGPPPPPRSRGPPRGLRGGRGGSGGTRGPPSHGRHMDDGGYSMNFNMSSSRGPLPVKRGPPPRSGGPPPKRSAPSGPVRSSSGMGGRAPVSRGRDSYGGPPRREPLPSRRDVYLSPRDDGYSTKDSYSSRDYPSSRDTRDYAPPPRDYTYRDYGHSSSRDDYPSRGYSDRDGYGRDRDYSDHPSGGSYRDSYESYGNSRSAPPTRGPPPSYGGSSRYDDYSSSRDGYGGSRDSYSSSRSDLYSSGRDRVGRQERGLPPSMERGYPPPRDSYSSSSRGAPRGGGCGGSRSDRGGGRSRY